TGCAATGTGTCGGCTGCCCGCCTACTTTGCAGGTGCACATCACCTAACCAGGGAGGGCGCAAGATGATTGACGTTGTACTCGTGGATGATCACGAGCTAGTCCGCACCGGCTTCAGGATGATCCTACAGCAGCCGGACATTCGTATCTGTGGCGAGGCGGGCACGGCCGAAGAGGGTCTGCGCCTGATCCGGGCTGCCAAACCGCATATTGCATTGGTCGATGTGCACATGCCCGGTATGAGCGGCATCGAGCTGACGGAACGGGTAGCTCGCGCGAATCTGCCTACTCACGTAATCGTTGTAACGGTAGTAGACGATGCCCGTTTTCCGAAGCGGCTATTGGATGCTGGCGCACATGGTTATCTAACTAAGAGTTGCGCTGCCGAAGAATTGCTCAATGCCGTGCGCCAAGTGGCCGGCGGCCGGCGTTATCTGGCTCCTGCAGTAGCACAGCAGTTGGCGCTGGCCACCTTGGATGGCGAAGGTTCGCCATTCGACGTGCTCTCTAGCCGCGAGCTGGAGGTGGCGATGATGTTGGTGCGTGGCAAGGCGCTTACGGCAATCGGCGAGCAGCTCAACCTGAGTCCCAAAACGGTCTCTACCTATAAACAGCGGCTTATGGAAAAGTTGCAGGTAGACCACGTGATCAGCCTTGCGCACTTGATGACAGTGCATGGTCTGCTGGATACGCATAACAACCAGGTCGGAGGCTGAGCAAGTTTCCGCAATAGAAAAGGGCCGGACATTGTCCGGCCCTTTCTGTTTTGGGTTGTTGTGCGCGCCAAGTGCATCAGGACGACTGGTTATTGCGCTGTGTCTGGAGCGTGTCATCTTTATCGGGCGAAGACGGTTCTTTAGCGTCTTCAACGCCATGCTCTGGCGCGGCTGCTGCGTGTTGGCGCATGGGCTGGGAAAGCAGATCACCTTGCTCAGGCTGATGAAACAGCGGTGTTGGTGTGATCACAATTGGAGCGGGTGTTTGCACAGGCACGGCTTGCTCGCTGGCCGGCTCGGTGGACTGCGATGTTACTGTGGCTGCTATTGAGACGGAGTCGATGGGTGCAGCGACATTCGTTTCATTGGTGGCGGGTGCGACGTCATGGGAGACCGTAACCGTCACGGTCTCAGCCGGAGCAACAGGCACTTCGGTTTTTGGCTCATCGACAGCATTGCTTTCAGGAGCGCGGCTGGCTTGGGCAGCTTCGCGCATCGGAATCGGTGGCAACACAGGCAGGTTGAACGATGCCGCCACAGGTGCGGGGGCGATAATCAGCGGTATCGCAGCTTGCTCATCCGCTACGGATACTTGGTGGATTTCACTGGATGCGACATCGGTCCTGGTTATCTCGACCGGAACGACAGGCGGCTTGACTGCTGCCTGCTCTGCCGTTTCATTGGCGCTGGGCGAAACGGCCTCGATCGGGGCGGGTGCTTTGGGCGCCGGCTTCTGTGCTTGCATTTCAGTCGATGGAGCGTGCTGTGTTAGCGCAGCGATGGCTTCGGACTTGGCTTGCGGCGCCTGGGTGAGTTCGGATGCAACGTCTTCGTCGCGATCCTCGTCATCCAATGTCTCGCTCACCTGCTCGTTCGAGACCGCGCCTGTGGCGGTACCGTCATTACGGCGACGACGACGGCCACCGCGGCGACCACGGCGGCGACGCGACTGGTTGCTCTCTGCGGTTTCATTGGCAGCTGCGTCGACCCCTTCAGCGACTACGCCTGCGAGGTTGCTGGCAGGTTTGTTGACTGACTTTGGCGCTTCCACGGGCTTGGCGGCCGTCGGTGCGTCGGCGGCTGGCTGCCGCTGAGGAGGTTCGGTCTGCGGCTGGCGCTGCTGGCGTTCCTGCGACGGCAGTTGCTTGGCGACCGGCGCACTCTGCTGCTTGTTACGCTGTTCATTAGCCACGGCTTCACTGGTTTGAGCTGCCGGCTTGGGTTGGCGTTGTTCCTGCTTGTTACTTTGCTGTTGCGACGGTTGCGGCTGGCGGTTCTGCGCCTGCTGCTGCTCGTTACGTTGCCGTTGCTGCTGATTCGGGTTCTTGCCTTGCTGTTGAGGCTGATTGCTGCGTGTCTCGCGCTGCTGACTCTGGCGCTGTTGGCCGTCTGTGCGATGGCGCTCGTTGCGACGATCTTGCTGCGGCTTGCCGCGCGATGCTTCCTGGCGCGCTGCTGGAGCTGGAGCCGGAGCTGGCTCGGCGGCACTGTTGCCGCGGAAGAAACCGACGATGCGAGAGAAGAAACCAACATTGCTGACCGGCGTAGCCATGGGAGCTGCCATCGGTTGGCGCTTTGCGACCTGGGCTGGAGCCGTCGTGGCGGCAGGTTCTTCCTCCCGCACTGGTGCTGGGCTGGCCGGCACGATACCGCTGACGGCAGGCTGTTCGCTGCTACCCAGCACCTGGCCCATCTTGCGGATGGCGCTGGGTTCTTCGGCGGTGATGCGCTCGTAACTGGGTTTGCTGTGCTCACCCATATCCGCTTCGCGGATGCGCTGGATCTCGATGTGCGGTGTTTCGAGCTTGTCGTCCGCCACAATCACCACGTGCACCTTGTTGCGCAGTTCTATCTCAACCACGCTGGCGCGCTTTTCGTTGAGCATGAAGTTGGCCACGCTGGGCGGGGTCTGCACCAGCACCTGGCCAGTGTTGTCCTTCATAGCGTGCTCTTCGATCAGGCGCAGGGTCGAGAGCGATAGCGATTCTACGCTGCGGATATGGCCGTGGCCTTCACAGCGCGGGCAGACGATCTGGGTGGCTTCGCCCAGTGACGGGCGCAGGCGCTGGCGCGACATCTCCAGTAGGCCGAAGCGTGAAAGGCGACCGATCTGGATGCGTGCGCGGTCTAGCTTGGAGGCATCCTTCAGGCGCTCTTCGACTTCCCGCTGATGCTTGGGGCTGTCCATGTCGATGAAGTCGATCACGATCAGGCCGCCAGCATCGCGGATGCGCAACTGGCGGGCGATCTCGGCCGCTGCTTCCAAGTTGGTGTTGAACGCGGTCTCCTCGATGTCGCCGCCCTTGGTGGCCTTGGAGGAGTTGATGTCGATGGCGGTTAGCGCTTCGGTCTGATCGATCACGATCGAACCGCCGGAGGGCAGGCGCACGCTGCGATCGAAAGCGCTCTCGATCTGGGTTTCGATCTGGTAGCGCGAGAACAGCGGGGTATCGTCTTTATAGAGCTTGAGCTTGCGCAGGGCGTTGGGCATCACCTGCTGCATGAACTCGCGGGCGTCGTGGTAGAGCGACTCCTCGTCGATCAGGATCTCGCCGATGTCGTTGCGCAGGTAGTCGCGCAGGGCACGGATGAACAGCTTCGATTCCTGGTAAATCAGGAACGGCGCCTTCTGCGCCTGGGCCGCACCGGAGATCGCCTTCCATAACTGGATCAGGTAATCGAGGTCCCACTGCAGCTCTTCGGCGTCGCGGCCCATGCCGGCGGTACGCACGATCAGGCCCATGTCGTCCGGAACGGTGAGGTGCTCCAGCGCTTCCTTCAGCGCCTGCCGATCTTCACCCTCGATGCGACGGGACACGCCGCCGGCTTTCGGGTTGTTCGGCATCAGCACCATGTAGCGGCCGGCCAGGCTGATGAAGGTGGTGAGGGCAGCGCCCTTGTTGCCGCGTTCTTCTTTCTCGACCTGGACAACGACTTCTTGGCCTTCCCTCAGCAGTTCGCGAATATTGGACTTGTAAGGATCAAGCCCCGACGTGAAATATTCGCGGGCGATTTCCTTCAGGGGGAGGAAGCCATGGCGTTCGGCGCCATAGTCGACAAAGCAGGCTTCCAGGGATTGCTCAACGCGCGTGATACGGCCTTTGTAGATGTTGGCCTTTTTCTGTTCGCGGGAGGGAATTTCGATATCGAGATCGTAAAGGGTTTGACCATCCACGATAGCCACACGCAACTCTTCACGCTGAGTTGCGTTGATCAACATTCTTTTCATTGTGATTCCTCGGCTTGGCCGTGCGTCGCGCGCCGCGGTGGCGCCTGGTGTGGCGGCCTGTCCTTCGGAGCGCGCCGCTGCGGTAAAGCGGCAAAATAAACGGTAACGTTCCCGATACCGGGATGATTCTTGGGCACGCAAGCCGCGTTGTCTGTCTGCATGTGAGAGCGGACAAGTGGCTGCCCGAACCGTTACGATGACAGGGTGTTTGCAACGGGCTGCCGTGATGGCGACCGAGCCAAACCTCACCAGTGTCACGGGACGGGCACCCGGCCTTCACAAACGTCGGCCGACCGGGTCAAGCGCTGTACGAGTATCCTCTCAACCCAGGTTTTTTTCAATGCAGACGGCAACTTCCCCTGATGCACCTCAAGGGGTGCGTCAACTCGAGATCGGTCCGGAGCGGGACGGTCAGCGCATCGACAATGCCTTGATGACCCTGCTCAAGGGTGTGCCCAAGAGCATGATCTACCGTCTGTTACGTACCGGGCAGGTGCGCGTAAACGGTAAGCGCACCAAGCCCGACACCCGTCTCAGTCAGGGTGACATGCTGCGCATCCCACCGGTTCGGGTAGCGGAAAGGGCGGCAGGGCAGAAGGCATCCCTGGGGGCGATCGAGGCGGCGGCCAACGCCATCCTCTTCGAGGACAAGCACTTCCTAGTGATCGACAAGCCCTCCGGCATGGCCAGCCATGGGGGCAGTGGGGTCAGTCATGGGGCAATCGAGCTGCTGCGCCAGGCCCGCCTCAAGGATCATCTGGAGCTGGCTCATCGACTGGATCGCGACACCAGTGGCGTGCTGGTCTTTGCCCGCACTCGCGCCGGTTTGACTGGTCTGCAAGCGGCGATCCGTGCCGGCGAGGTGACCAAACAATACCTATGTCTGATGGTGGGCCATCCGTCCAAGGCGCGCTTCGACGTCAACGCACCGCTACAAAAGTCGATCCTGCAGGGCGGCGAGCGGATGGTGCGGGTATTGGAAGGTGGCAAACCCTCGCTCACCTTTTTTCGTGAGATGGAGCAGTACCCCGGCGCCCGCCTGATGCAGGCGACCCTGGGCACCGGGCGCACCCATCAGATTCGTGTCCATGCGGCCCATATCGGCCATCCGCTGGCGGGTGACACGAAGTACGGCGATCGTGACGCCAACAAGCGCTTTCGTGACAAGGGGCTGCATCGATTATTCCTGCATGCTTCCCATATGTCCTTCGAGCTGGACGGGAGAGCGTACGGATTCTCTGCGCCGTTGCCCGACGATCTGAAAAGCTTCCTTGATACCCTGGCCGCTAAAGGAAAAAGCGGGCGCTGACTTCCAGCGACCGCACCAGGCCGCCGACCAGTCCTGATTGGACCAGCAGCGCGCAAGTAGCGTGCGCCAGCCCGACTGTCAGCACGCTGCGCGAGCGCAGGAAGCACCATGCCCACCACAGCTCCGCCACCAGGCAAAGCTGCATCAACATGCCATTCGGGGCGTGGAGCAGGGCGAAGATCAGGGCCACGGCCAGGATTGCCAACTTGGGACGATGTCCCGTGATCTGCTCGAGGCGCCGCAACAGCACCACCAGCATCAACCACTGCTGCAGCCATGCCCAGCCGAAATAAGTCAGTACATGGACCGGCGGCAGTGGTTGCAGCTTGTGACCAGCTAGAACAATCAGCCAGAGCGTGACCGGTATGGTGATCAGCGGCCACAGCCAGTCGCGCCCATTCGACGGCCAGCGCCACAGGCACGGCAGATGGTGTCGCTCGATAAACAGCGCGTAGGCCAGGCCACCACTGAAGGCAAGCACCGCAAGCGGTGTCGCGTACAAACCCCAGTGAAGGCCCATCACCAGCCACAACGGCCCCAGCAGGCAGCCTGCCATCTCCAGCCAGGGACGCCATAGACCATGGGGTGGATGCGCTGCAAGCCATGCCAGCGCCATGAGATAAAACATGCAACCAACCCAGTTGGCGATAGTGTGAGACGTCGGTATGGCGGCCTGCGGCGTGGCGCCGGCAGGAACAATCAGCGCGGCGGGCCAGTGCGCACGCAACTCATCGCGCAAGGCCAGCATGGTTTCCGCGCTGATGCCATGGGGCAGCCGGAACTGCGGCATGGCGATGTTTTGCACAGACGCGCTGACTTGCTCGATATCGCTGTTGGGTAGATCAATCAGTACATCATGGGCATGCGAAGTTGGCTCCGTGGTCCATAACGCGATGGAAGACAGATGCAGCACCGCATGGGCAGGAATCTGCACGCGCAACCGTAGCATCTGCGCTACATCAGGTGGCTGGCAGGTGCCGCCATTGACGGATTGCCATGCCAGGCCACGCAAATCGATATGCAAGCTGCGAGTGTCCGGTGTCAGTGCGATGGCCGTGGGGGTCAGGCAGGTTGGCACGTGGCCGGTGCCCCACATCAATCCGAGCGTACCCGCTGCACTGCTTTGCAGTTGCGCTTGCAGGATCGGCCAGTGTGCGAGATCCAGCGCCCCATCTATCGGCAGGCCAAGTTCGAACAGCGTGCCATCCGTGCTGATGATACTTAGTGCTCCAGCATCACGCACCACTGTGGCATGCCCAAACGCGCGTCCGGCGATCAGGTCGCGCGGCTTGCGCAGATGCCATTGCCACAAAGGTTGATGGGATTGGAGCAGGGCGAACTGTTCGTTGGCTTGTTCAAGCAGCCGGATGGCTATCATGCGCGCCGCCACCCAACCCAGTGCGATGCATAGGATCACCGCGGCTAGCACGTAGCCGGCGAGTATTCCTACCCCTTGCAAGCGGCGCCGCTCGTCCAATGGGGGCGTCAGCGGGCGAGCAGGGCGTCGACGCGCGCAGCGCAGATGAAATCGTTCAACGACAGCCCACCCACGTCGTGCGTGGACCAGCGCAGCTTGCAATGGCCGTAGCCCGCCTCGATATCCGGGTGGTGATCTTCGTGATTGGCCATGAAGCCCACTGCATTGATAAAGCCCAGCGTATGGTGGAAGTTCTCAAAGCGGTAATCCTTCACCAAGGCATCACCTTGTCCGCTGACTTTCCAGCCATTCACCATCGACAGCAGTGCGGCAACAGCCGCTTCGTCCAACGCATGTTCCTTGCCTTTGCGCGGTTGGCAGTGTTGGGCGGCGAGCGGTAGGGTGGTCATAGCGATCTCCAAAGTCATTCGCTGAAGCGCCGAAACTGTACGCGAAAAATGCGAAATCGGATATTCAACGCGAAACAGGACTAAAATAGTGCTGTATGGCCCGACCATCCCGGGTCCAAAGAAAGATGATTCCGGAGCAGGCATGATCGAGATTTCCGAGCGCGCGCAGCAGCATTTCCTGCGCCTTCTCTCGCAACAGGGCATCGAAGGATTGGGTATTCGCCTGCGCGTCACCGCGTCGGGCACGCCCGCGGCCGATTGCGAACTGGAATTCTGTGAGCCGCAGGAACTCACCGGCGCTGAATGGACGGTGGAATGCAAGGGTTTTGATTTCCATATCGAAGGCGACAGCGCACCCTGGTTGGAAGGTGCCACCATCGACTTCGAGCCGAACCAGACCGGCGGTCAGTTGAATATTCGCGCTCCAAAGATCAAGGGCGAACTGCCGGGCTTGGAAGCGGGTCTGGTCGAGCGCGTGCGTTATGTGCTAGAGGCCGAAGTGAATCCACGCATCGCCGCACATGGCGGTCGCGTAAGCTTGCTGGAGATCGATGCCAACGGCGTGGTGTTGCTGCAATTTGGCGGTGGTTGCCATGGTTGCGGCATGGTCGACGTCACACTCAAGCATGGTGTGGAAAAAACCTTGCGCGAGCGCGTGCCGGAAATTACCGAAGTGCGTGATGCGACGGACCACAAAGGTGGCAGCCATCCGTATTACCGCAAGAAGGAGGGGCAGTCAGCGATGGGCTGAACGCTAGCGGTGTCGCTGACATGTCTTACCGAGTTGCTGGTCAATGACGGTGGAGGGGCTTTGGGTTTTACGAAAATTTGCCGCTCACCTTTCCAATCATGCAAAAAGCAAAAGCCCGCGACCTATGTCGTGGGCTTTTGTATTTCATCGATGCATGTCAAAGGCGCAATCGCCCTGAATATGCCCCTTCAACGTATCCAGCTTGGTCGGCATGGACGAGAAGTAAGCAGCGATGTCCTCGATATCCTGATCCGAAAGGTTGCTCACGAAACCCTTCATGATCGCATTGTCACGGCGGCCATCCTTGTACTCGTGCAAGGCTTGCTGGATGTATTCGTTGTATTGGCCGGCAAGGCGGGGATATTGCGGATCCACCGAGTTGCCGTCGGCGCCATGGCAGGCCATGCAGGCAGCCGCCCTGGTCTTGCCGTTATCCACGTTGCCGCTGGCTGGCCTTGGCGCCGAAGCCAGCGCAAGGGCCATACCGAACGAGAGCAGCGTAAGCGCGCGTTTCATGCAATGAAGTCCTCGGATCCCTTACTTCGGAGAAATGCTGGAGAGATAGGCGGCGATGTCCTCGATCTCCTGGTCGGAGAGGCTCTGCGCTTGCGCCATCATGGTCGGATGCGTGCGATCGCCTGATTTGTACTCGTGCAGTGCATTGATAAGGTATTGCTGGTTCTGGCCGGCAATCTTCGGCACCGGATATTGTGGATAGGCGTTGTTGGTGCCGGGAACTCCATGGCAACCATTGCAGGTGTAGATCAACGTGCGGCCATTGGCTTTGTCGCCATTGGCGTAGGCGGTGCTCGAGACGAGAACAGCGGCAGCAGTTAGGCCAAACAATTGCAATCGAGTCATCAAGAGGATCCCTACGGTTCCAGCGAATGCGCGCAACGCATTTGGCCGAGTATAGAGGCTGCCCCAGAGCGGTCAATGGGATGCAGCAACGACTGGATCGCGACAAAAAGCCGCGCTCTGTGCGATCACTCGGATGTTGGCGGGGTGTTCCAGGGGTTAGAACAGGCTCTTCAGAATATGAATGCCGGCGGCATATTCGCCAATGATTGTGCCCAGGCAGACCAGGAAGAAATTGAGCAAAGTGCGTGCGACGCGGTTGGTCCACCAGCCGCTCCAATGCACAATGTCATCGCGCAAGGTTTCGAAATCCGCCACGCGTGGGCGACGCACCCAGGCTTCGACCATCGCGCTGATCCCGCCAGAAGGAATGCCGGGGCGGAATGGCTTGATCGGTGCGGCAATAAAGGCCGCCAGGATACTCAGCGGATGCGCACGTGCCGCAAGCGCGCCCAGCGTGGCAAAACCGCCGGTGAACAGCACCCAGTCGCGCAGTGCCTGTGCACCGAGTGCGGTATTGCGATGGAAGGCATAACCAATCGCCGCAAACACCAGCAGCACCAGGCCGATGGCCAGCCATTTCGGCCATTGCGCCTTGGGTGGCGTTTGCGCCAGTTCGGCCACCGTTGCAGTCGGATCGGACTGTTGAATGCGCAGGTGTTCGCACATGCCCTTGAGGTGCCCGGCACCGATCACCACGAGCACCCGACACGGATTGGCAGTGATCGAGCTTCCTGCTTCTGCGCGCAGGCGCGCGGCCATGAAGGAATCGCGTTCGGTGATCAGGCTGCGATACAGCGGCGCCGATTCGCTGGCGAATTCGCTGAAGGCACTTTCCAGCATGTCACCCTGTTTGAGCTTTTCGATTTCTTTTTCGTCGATCGTTTCGCGTTCGAACACGCTGGCCAGCAGGCCACCAAGCAAGCCAAAACGCTGCCAAAAATTGACACTGTGCCAGGCACGCTTGAGCGTGGTGCCGACTTCGCGATCGATCAGCCACAGCGGAATATCGCGCTCGGCTGCACCATCCATCGCCGCTTTCATCTCGGCGCCGGGCTGAATGCCGTATTGGTCGGCCAGCCGTTTCTGGAAGGTGGAAAGGACCAAGCTCGCGGCCACCATGCCGGCCTTGCCCTGGCGGATCACGCGGAACAGATCCATTTGCTTGAAAGCTTCCGGATCGCGCATGCCCTGGGCGCGGCTTTCGCACAGCTCCACCGCGATGGCGTCGAACTTTTCGTTCGCCAGCAGCGCCTGCACTGCCTCCAAGCTACTGCGAGACACATGTGCCGTACCGAGCACCACATATTCCACCCCGTCGCGTTGCACGCGCTCGATCGGCTGGCCGTGCAGGCCGGGGTTAGGAAGAACGTCAGTCTCGGTGACACTCATGCGGTCGATGCAATCAGGGAAGGGGATGAGTCAAGCATGGGGATGCGGGAAACGCGGTGCAAGTCGGACATCTCCGACTTGCCAAACCTAACGCGCTGAAACGTCCTTAACTGCAACGTAATCAATCGCGGAAGCGGCGCAGCAGGTCGTCATAGGCGTCGATCCGGCGATCGCGCAGGAACGGCCAGATCCGGCGGACATGCTCGCTTCGCGCCATATCCACCTCCACCACCAACAGTTGGCGCTGGTCCGTGCCCGCCTGCGCCAGGAACTCGCCCTGCGGGCCGGCCACGAAGCTGCTGCCCCAGAACTGGATGCCAGCGCCCACGCCGGACACGTCCGGCTCATACCCGGTGCGGTTGCAGGACAGCAACGGCACCCCATTGGCGACCGCGTGGCCGCGCTGCACGGTGATCCAGGCATCGCGCTGGCGGTCTTTTTCGGCTTGTTCGTCGTTCGGATCCCAGCCGATGGCCGTGGGGTAGAGCAACAGTTTTGCATCGGCCAGGGCCATCAGACGTGCGGCTTCCGGATACCACTGGTCCCAGCAAACCAGCACGCCAAGACGGCCTACCGAGGTATCGATCGGCTCAAAGCCCAGGTCGCCTGGAGTGAAATAGAACTTCTCGTAGAACGCCGGATCATCCGGAATATGCATCTTGCGATACTTGCCGGCGATGTTGGTCGAGCGATCGAATACCACGGCGGTATTGTGATACAGCCCGGCGGCGCGTTTTTCGAACAGCGAAGCTACCACCACCAACTTCAGTTCTTCAGCCAACTTGCCCAGGCGCGTTGTGCTGTGACCAGGAATGGTTTCAGCCAGATCGAACTCGTTCACGGATTCGTGCTGACAGAAATACGGCCCGTTGTGTAGCTCTTGCAGCAGTACCAGTTCGGCGCCCGCTGCGGCGGCTTCGCGCAGACCGGCTTCAATAGCATCGAGATTCGCATCACGGTTGCCGCGGTGAGTCTCCTGCAGCAGCGCGACCTTGAGTGTCTGGCGGGTCATGCTCGTGTCCTGTTCGCACGCTAGCGAAAGGCCGTAGTGTAGCGGGCCAGGCCGTTACCGTCTTGCGACATGGCTCGAATCCATGCGCGGAAATCTTCAGATGGTAGTCGGTGCTGAGGAGGAGATAGTGCCCCGCATCTGGGTATCCACCACCGTGGCCGTAACGATATCGCTGCCCACGTTCACCGTGGTGCGCAACATGTCCAGGATGCGATCCACGCCCAGCACAATGCCAATGCCTTCCGGTGGCACACCGAACATCGCCAGCAGGCCGGCGATCAAGGGTAGAGAGCCACCAGGAATGCCCGCCACCGCCACCGCGCTCAGCACCGACAACAACATCAACACACATTGCTGGCCCACCGCCAGCTCCACACCGAAGGTTTGTGCCACAAACAGCACCACGCAGCCTTCAAACAGTGCCGTGCCGCTCATATTCATCGTGGCGCCGAGCGGCAACACGAAACCTACCGTGCTCGGTGTTAGCTTCAGGTCATCACGTGCCATGGCAATCGACGCCGGCAGCGAAGCGCTGCTGGAGCTGGTAGAAAATGCAGTGACGAGCAATGGGCGGATCTGGCGGAAATAACTGAACGGCGAACGTTTCGCCAGCAGGCGCAGCCACACCGACATGGTGCCGAACAAGTGCAAAGCCAGCGCAACGGTGCAACCGACCACGAATACGGAAAGCGTCAGCAGGATGCCGGCGCCTACTTTCACAATCACGCTGTAGATCATCGCCGGCACAGCATAGGGTGCGAGTTTCAGGGCGAAACCGACGATGCCGGTCATCACATCGCAGATAAGGTCCAGGCTTGCTTGCAGTTTCTGCCTCTTTTCATCATCCAATTGCGTGCCCGCGGCACCAACCAGAATCGCGAATACGATCAAGGGCAGCACATCGCCCAATACCGCCCGATGGTTGCCGACGAATGCGCCGAACAGATTGCGCGGCATGAACATATCCACCAGCAGAGCAAAGCTCATTGCCGGGCGCTCTTGGGAGCGTTCCACTGTTTGCCCGGCGCTGACGCCGTATTGCTGCATCAGCAGGTCTTTGGATGCAGGGTCAAGATGATGACCTGGCTGCAGTACATTCATCATGATCAGGCCGATGATCACGGCGATCACCATGTTGGCGGCAAACAACGCAAACGTACGCCATGCCAGCGGGCCCAGCCGATTCAGTTGGCCCAGTTGCACCACGCCAGAAGCGAGCGAGGCAAACACTAGCGGGATCACCACGAAGAACAACATGCGCAGAAAGATCTGTCCGAGCGGATCGAATACCGCGATCGATATCGACTGCATAGTCTTCAACACGCCTGGAAAAAATTGCCCCAGTCCCAGGGTGATGATGGCGGCGACCACACCGATGACCAGGCCCCAGAGAATGCGTGTGGCAAGTGAAGCGGATACGCTGCTCATTGGACGAATCCCTAACCAAAGTGGCGTAATGGCAAGTCAGCCTATGGACGGCGCCATTATGAAGGCGTGAACTCTCTTGCGCACGAAACAGCCCCTCTTTGCGGCGTAGGGGAGGGCTGGCGCGGGTCAGGCCATCCTGCCTTATGGCGAGTGCGAGCCGCCTCTCTGAAATGTCGAATCAGCCAGTCAGCCCCGCCGGTAGCTGCATCGTGATGCAATGCAGGCTGCCGTTCTGCCAAATCAGCGGACGGCAGGGTATTTGCACCATCACGCGCCCCGGGT
The sequence above is a segment of the Dyella sp. M7H15-1 genome. Coding sequences within it:
- a CDS encoding TraB/GumN family protein, whose protein sequence is MSVTETDVLPNPGLHGQPIERVQRDGVEYVVLGTAHVSRSSLEAVQALLANEKFDAIAVELCESRAQGMRDPEAFKQMDLFRVIRQGKAGMVAASLVLSTFQKRLADQYGIQPGAEMKAAMDGAAERDIPLWLIDREVGTTLKRAWHSVNFWQRFGLLGGLLASVFERETIDEKEIEKLKQGDMLESAFSEFASESAPLYRSLITERDSFMAARLRAEAGSSITANPCRVLVVIGAGHLKGMCEHLRIQQSDPTATVAELAQTPPKAQWPKWLAIGLVLLVFAAIGYAFHRNTALGAQALRDWVLFTGGFATLGALAARAHPLSILAAFIAAPIKPFRPGIPSGGISAMVEAWVRRPRVADFETLRDDIVHWSGWWTNRVARTLLNFFLVCLGTIIGEYAAGIHILKSLF
- a CDS encoding carbon-nitrogen hydrolase, translating into MTRQTLKVALLQETHRGNRDANLDAIEAGLREAAAAGAELVLLQELHNGPYFCQHESVNEFDLAETIPGHSTTRLGKLAEELKLVVVASLFEKRAAGLYHNTAVVFDRSTNIAGKYRKMHIPDDPAFYEKFYFTPGDLGFEPIDTSVGRLGVLVCWDQWYPEAARLMALADAKLLLYPTAIGWDPNDEQAEKDRQRDAWITVQRGHAVANGVPLLSCNRTGYEPDVSGVGAGIQFWGSSFVAGPQGEFLAQAGTDQRQLLVVEVDMARSEHVRRIWPFLRDRRIDAYDDLLRRFRD
- a CDS encoding dicarboxylate/amino acid:cation symporter; the protein is MSSVSASLATRILWGLVIGVVAAIITLGLGQFFPGVLKTMQSISIAVFDPLGQIFLRMLFFVVIPLVFASLASGVVQLGQLNRLGPLAWRTFALFAANMVIAVIIGLIMMNVLQPGHHLDPASKDLLMQQYGVSAGQTVERSQERPAMSFALLVDMFMPRNLFGAFVGNHRAVLGDVLPLIVFAILVGAAGTQLDDEKRQKLQASLDLICDVMTGIVGFALKLAPYAVPAMIYSVIVKVGAGILLTLSVFVVGCTVALALHLFGTMSVWLRLLAKRSPFSYFRQIRPLLVTAFSTSSSSASLPASIAMARDDLKLTPSTVGFVLPLGATMNMSGTALFEGCVVLFVAQTFGVELAVGQQCVLMLLSVLSAVAVAGIPGGSLPLIAGLLAMFGVPPEGIGIVLGVDRILDMLRTTVNVGSDIVTATVVDTQMRGTISSSAPTTI